One segment of Amycolatopsis alba DSM 44262 DNA contains the following:
- a CDS encoding transglutaminase TgpA family protein — translation MSAGFDRIAVAGLLGATGAAGLLFAPVFGWGPLLVPVLVVVLVGYGCAELTAKFPKLVPYRPLLVAFLGLLGLIETVLSSTTLAFLPTLASLQGVARGLTEGWQLTLQSTWPARPVPDQLLFVPLSVLLAVVLGLELLLRLKKPLVALAPSLVVAGLAQAYQALTGIGAVAAALGYTLPAGLVLWSGRRVRAVSRTPGGAWFSWRLTGSAVWPALSTVAALIAGSVAFAGLDPIGQEPLTLKDTQAAPPPRNRLGNPLDDIAHRLTQPGEEVFRYRSDTPVDQWRLIVLNGFDGANWLSDSRLQRLGTGLDGALGGASGTAELKVRGLAGPWLPSHQDLTGVDGVTPLVDQAAGTLLMESPSPGPERHYRLSWSSPDVDLGPREVDAQAPGGLGGLGTVPPEVEQLAKDAVRGLRPTFQSALQLERFLSTNYLLAAGSDELPTGHGWPQLRHFLLESKRGTSEQFAAAYVVLARMSGIPARLVVGFRGSAETDGGMRVVRNRDVLAWPEVAVAGAGWVPLDPTAAAGKSGQEQAASGKAVARARAQLPAEQQLRPPQLPPGTPADTAEGQNADAGASWWWLATAALIVLLGLLWLLGVPVAKVVRARRRRRRSGAEGVLGAWDEIRDRLRAHGVPFRIGMTPRDLAESAGSLAGEGIREPVARLAKVLDVTLWSGVPVGDGAVRRAWQEVGEVRRGLATRPFAARVLAALEPRTLVPIKGRSGKRG, via the coding sequence ATGAGCGCCGGATTCGACCGGATCGCGGTCGCCGGGCTGCTCGGCGCGACCGGTGCCGCCGGGCTGCTGTTCGCGCCGGTGTTCGGCTGGGGGCCGCTGCTGGTCCCGGTGCTCGTGGTCGTCCTCGTCGGCTACGGCTGCGCCGAGCTGACCGCGAAGTTCCCGAAGCTGGTTCCCTACCGGCCCTTGCTCGTCGCGTTCCTGGGGCTGCTCGGCCTGATCGAGACGGTGCTGAGCTCGACCACTCTCGCCTTCCTGCCCACCCTCGCTTCACTACAAGGAGTGGCGCGCGGACTCACCGAAGGCTGGCAGCTCACCCTGCAGTCCACCTGGCCCGCGCGGCCGGTTCCCGATCAGCTCCTGTTCGTCCCGCTGTCGGTGCTGCTCGCCGTCGTGCTCGGGCTGGAACTGCTGCTGCGCCTGAAAAAGCCGCTGGTGGCACTCGCGCCGAGCCTGGTCGTCGCCGGGCTCGCGCAGGCGTATCAGGCGCTGACGGGCATCGGCGCGGTGGCGGCGGCGCTGGGGTACACGCTGCCCGCCGGGCTGGTGCTGTGGTCGGGCCGTCGCGTCCGGGCGGTGAGCCGGACACCCGGCGGAGCGTGGTTCTCCTGGCGGCTGACGGGATCGGCGGTCTGGCCCGCACTGTCCACCGTGGCCGCCTTGATTGCCGGATCGGTCGCGTTCGCCGGGCTCGACCCGATCGGCCAGGAGCCGCTGACGCTCAAGGACACCCAGGCCGCGCCGCCGCCGAGGAACAGACTCGGCAATCCGCTCGACGACATCGCCCATCGGCTGACCCAGCCGGGCGAAGAGGTGTTCCGCTACCGCAGTGACACTCCCGTCGATCAATGGCGCCTGATCGTGCTGAACGGTTTCGACGGCGCGAACTGGCTGTCCGATTCCCGGCTCCAGCGGCTCGGCACGGGGCTCGACGGCGCTCTCGGCGGCGCGAGTGGCACCGCCGAACTGAAGGTGCGCGGGCTCGCGGGACCGTGGCTGCCGAGTCATCAGGACCTCACCGGGGTGGACGGGGTGACGCCGCTGGTGGACCAGGCCGCGGGCACCCTGCTGATGGAATCGCCGTCGCCGGGGCCCGAACGGCACTACCGGCTCAGCTGGTCTTCGCCCGACGTCGATCTCGGTCCGAGAGAGGTCGACGCGCAGGCGCCGGGCGGGCTCGGCGGGCTCGGCACGGTGCCGCCCGAGGTCGAGCAGCTGGCCAAGGACGCCGTGCGCGGTCTTCGCCCGACGTTCCAGTCCGCACTGCAGCTCGAACGGTTCCTCAGCACCAATTATCTGCTCGCGGCGGGCTCGGACGAGCTGCCGACCGGGCACGGCTGGCCGCAGCTGCGGCATTTCCTGCTGGAGAGCAAACGGGGCACGAGCGAGCAGTTCGCCGCCGCGTACGTCGTCTTGGCGCGGATGAGCGGCATCCCGGCCCGGCTGGTCGTCGGATTCCGCGGTTCGGCCGAGACCGACGGCGGGATGCGCGTCGTCCGGAACCGGGATGTCCTGGCGTGGCCCGAAGTCGCGGTCGCCGGGGCGGGCTGGGTGCCGCTCGACCCGACCGCCGCGGCAGGCAAATCGGGGCAGGAACAGGCCGCTTCCGGCAAGGCCGTCGCACGGGCGCGGGCCCAGCTGCCCGCCGAACAGCAACTGCGGCCGCCCCAGCTCCCGCCGGGCACGCCCGCGGACACCGCCGAGGGCCAGAACGCCGACGCGGGCGCGAGCTGGTGGTGGCTCGCGACCGCCGCCCTGATCGTCCTTTTAGGACTCCTGTGGCTTCTCGGGGTCCCGGTGGCGAAGGTGGTCCGTGCCCGTCGGCGGCGTCGCCGGTCCGGGGCCGAAGGGGTGCTCGGCGCCTGGGACGAGATTCGCGACCGGCTGCGCGCGCACGGTGTGCCGTTCCGGATCGGGATGACGCCGCGGGATCTCGCCGAGTCGGCGGGATCCCTTGCCGGAGAAGGGATTCGCGAGCCTGTCGCCAGGCTGGCCAAGGTGCTGGACGTGACGCTGTGGTCCGGTGTCCCGGTGGGCGACGGCGCCGTCCGGAGGGCGTGGCAGGAGGTCGGCGAAGTGCGCCGGGGGCTGGCCACCAGACCGTTCGCGGCTCGGGTGCTGGCGGCACTCGAGCCGCGGACCCTGGTGCCGATCAAGGGGCGGTCCGGGAAACGCGGCTGA
- a CDS encoding DUF58 domain-containing protein translates to MRLTRRGVIVLAFAAGFYALGELAGYTFFRAFAGIAAGAVLIALATTRFRPQVEIGRTVRPDRVERGKPALASLVVRNTGSRRHGGFAAGDGIGTETHSLRVRPLAPGAEATYHYELPTTVRGKLRVGPLTVHRPDLFDLARGDRTVGSTAWLWVHPRRHAVRAAQAGHPRHHHEGPITDPPLRGSADLRAVREYVIGDEVRHLHWKATARTGRLMVREYADPAQPRFTAVLDTRPASMRPAVFEEAVEVAASLFYASASAGQHCRLITAAGADTLTDSGVRAARTLLDALALVTQDAPDEAPLLPSALAAAHRPGGVLVLITGPDADLGHAARWRPDTVVRLGDLRPSAGAGGLIVAVDAAGAAAQWNSLVGKA, encoded by the coding sequence GTGCGGCTCACCCGCCGCGGTGTCATCGTGCTCGCCTTCGCCGCCGGGTTCTACGCCCTCGGCGAGCTGGCCGGGTACACGTTCTTCCGCGCCTTCGCGGGGATCGCGGCGGGCGCGGTGCTGATCGCCTTGGCCACCACCAGGTTCCGGCCGCAGGTGGAGATCGGCCGGACCGTCCGGCCGGACCGGGTCGAACGCGGGAAGCCCGCGCTGGCCTCGCTCGTCGTGCGCAACACCGGATCGCGACGTCACGGCGGATTCGCCGCGGGGGACGGGATCGGGACCGAAACGCACAGCCTGCGGGTCCGCCCGCTCGCGCCCGGCGCGGAAGCGACGTATCACTACGAACTGCCGACGACGGTACGCGGGAAGCTGCGGGTCGGCCCGCTCACCGTGCACCGGCCCGACCTGTTCGACCTCGCCCGCGGCGACCGGACCGTGGGGAGCACCGCGTGGCTGTGGGTGCATCCGCGACGGCACGCGGTGCGCGCGGCGCAGGCCGGGCATCCGCGTCACCACCACGAAGGCCCGATCACCGACCCGCCGCTGCGCGGTTCGGCGGATCTGCGCGCGGTGCGGGAGTACGTGATCGGCGACGAGGTCCGGCATCTGCACTGGAAGGCGACCGCCAGGACCGGGCGGCTCATGGTGCGCGAGTACGCCGATCCGGCCCAGCCGCGGTTCACCGCCGTGCTCGACACCCGGCCCGCGTCGATGCGCCCCGCCGTTTTCGAAGAGGCCGTCGAGGTGGCGGCTTCCCTGTTCTACGCGTCGGCGTCGGCGGGTCAGCACTGCCGCCTGATCACCGCCGCGGGCGCGGACACCCTGACCGACAGCGGGGTGCGCGCGGCGAGGACGCTGCTGGACGCACTCGCGCTCGTCACCCAGGACGCGCCGGACGAGGCGCCGCTGCTGCCTTCGGCGCTGGCCGCCGCCCACCGCCCCGGCGGGGTGCTGGTGCTGATCACCGGCCCGGACGCCGACCTCGGCCACGCCGCCCGCTGGCGGCCCGACACCGTGGTCCGGCTCGGTGACCTCAGGCCGTCGGCGGGTGCCGGTGGCCTGATCGTCGCGGTCGACGCCGCCGGCGCCGCGGCACAGTGGAACTCCTTGGTGGGTAAGGCATGA
- a CDS encoding AAA family ATPase: MTLTPRVAYEQIAENVQSVVRGKPEVVRFTVAALFAEGHLLMEDVPGVGKTTIARCVAASIGGRWSRIQFTPDLLPGDITGVMVYHQNAERFQFHPGGIFANVVLADEINRGTPKTQAALLEVMAERRVTVDSVGQAVPRPFLVVATQNPIELEGTYRLPEAQLDRFLMRISVGYPDLESEMRVVMGDCAGVTPDELKPVLSIADVQSVIDEVRKSHLAPEIVNYAVRLAAASRSHPDVRYGASPRGSIALIRAAQGLAATFGRDFVTPDDVKDVAHPVLDHRLVLTPDAELNQRRTADIVDELLGATAAPMAAMGR; the protein is encoded by the coding sequence GTGACGCTCACCCCCAGGGTCGCCTACGAGCAGATCGCCGAGAACGTGCAATCGGTGGTGCGCGGCAAACCGGAGGTCGTCCGGTTCACCGTGGCGGCACTGTTCGCCGAAGGGCATCTGCTGATGGAGGACGTGCCCGGCGTCGGGAAGACGACGATCGCGCGCTGTGTCGCCGCCAGCATCGGCGGCCGGTGGAGCCGGATCCAGTTCACGCCCGACCTGCTGCCCGGCGACATCACCGGCGTGATGGTCTACCACCAGAACGCCGAACGCTTCCAGTTCCACCCCGGCGGGATCTTCGCCAACGTCGTGCTGGCGGACGAGATCAACCGGGGGACGCCGAAGACGCAGGCCGCGCTGCTGGAGGTGATGGCCGAACGCCGGGTCACCGTCGATTCGGTCGGCCAGGCGGTGCCGCGGCCCTTCCTCGTGGTGGCCACGCAGAACCCGATCGAGCTGGAAGGCACCTACCGGCTGCCCGAAGCGCAGCTGGACCGGTTCCTCATGCGCATCTCGGTCGGCTACCCGGATCTCGAATCCGAGATGCGGGTGGTGATGGGGGACTGCGCCGGGGTCACGCCGGACGAACTGAAGCCGGTGCTGAGCATCGCCGACGTCCAGTCGGTCATCGACGAGGTCCGGAAGTCCCATCTGGCGCCGGAGATCGTCAACTACGCCGTCCGGCTGGCCGCGGCGAGCCGGTCGCATCCGGACGTCCGCTACGGCGCCAGCCCGCGCGGCAGCATCGCGCTGATCCGGGCGGCACAGGGGCTCGCCGCCACCTTCGGCCGCGACTTCGTCACCCCGGACGACGTCAAGGACGTCGCGCATCCGGTGCTCGATCACCGGCTCGTGCTGACGCCCGACGCGGAACTCAACCAGCGGCGGACCGCCGACATCGTCGACGAACTCCTGGGCGCGACGGCCGCTCCCATGGCCGCGATGGGGAGGTAG
- a CDS encoding fibronectin type III domain-containing protein, whose protein sequence is MNTDERDTKRFSVVARTRMAVALVVAGCLALVGLAVTGQAATPERLEFVQVGHWVYNDAAQSAFHVDGSTSRVDARADVPGVASGSQVAQGDDSGYVVERNRITEFDKSTLSVEESKPPPAPETPFVLEIAGGPYLVYRNAGQIVRLGDPSATVPAGGPLSRPVATADGTVWVLRIDNGSICELPKGAAVLTCTAQLPPGHGGGLTLVGDRPVVLDMTGDSLHRVGPGGLGEALPLGIKLSPSAQVANSSVGDRLAIADPERNQLHLIDISGLDQDRPSAKPISVELSKGSRFNGPLSSSNVVAMVDETRGEVLTYDAAGKLKATTKVPNQGTAPRLAKGEDNRIYVDSSDGSHVLVVNGEDGTVVDVDVDKAANTQTAGAPPADPEPSGERPPPPPSQQRQQAPPVTQKAPPPVAKATPPGAPRKVSATAGDGSVKVSWSPAAENGARITGYRVSWTGGSTKLGGSSRGTTISGLANGTPYVVTVVAENSVGLGVGASAKAVVPGPANRPAGAPVVTANATAAGKVSVSWTQPDLRGGTLVHYLVSATGQGQRTLSATSTEFTGVTGTATVSVRAVTKFDSGSTLTGATGSRKVTVPVPSDPPTITISGVRVGTTGLIVSVNANGKGASATCQAEFNGALSTPKSCSGATTLNINNVAYVGAITVNATIKTTGGTGKDSWTGVPSAGGGAPGGVVPDRGPLGGGTPGGSVLWLGPIAMVGLRRRKEKELL, encoded by the coding sequence GTGAACACCGATGAGCGGGACACGAAGCGCTTCAGCGTCGTGGCCAGGACCCGGATGGCCGTCGCACTGGTGGTCGCGGGCTGCCTGGCGCTGGTCGGCCTGGCGGTGACCGGGCAGGCCGCGACCCCGGAACGGCTGGAGTTCGTCCAGGTCGGGCACTGGGTCTACAACGACGCCGCCCAGTCCGCGTTCCACGTCGACGGCTCGACGAGCCGCGTCGACGCGCGGGCGGACGTGCCCGGCGTGGCGAGCGGCAGCCAGGTCGCGCAGGGGGACGACTCGGGTTACGTGGTCGAGCGGAACCGCATCACGGAGTTCGACAAGTCGACTTTGAGCGTGGAGGAGTCCAAACCGCCGCCCGCGCCGGAAACGCCGTTCGTGCTGGAGATCGCGGGTGGTCCGTACCTGGTCTACCGCAACGCCGGTCAGATCGTGCGGCTCGGCGACCCGTCCGCGACGGTGCCCGCAGGGGGGCCACTGTCCCGGCCGGTCGCGACCGCCGACGGCACGGTGTGGGTGCTCCGCATCGACAACGGTTCGATCTGCGAGCTGCCCAAGGGCGCCGCCGTCCTGACCTGCACCGCGCAGCTCCCGCCGGGACACGGCGGGGGGCTCACGCTCGTCGGCGACCGCCCGGTCGTGCTCGACATGACCGGCGACAGCCTCCACCGGGTCGGCCCTGGCGGGCTCGGCGAAGCCCTGCCCCTCGGCATCAAGCTCTCGCCGTCGGCGCAGGTGGCCAACAGCTCCGTCGGCGACCGGCTGGCCATCGCCGACCCGGAGCGCAACCAGCTCCACCTCATCGACATCAGCGGGCTCGACCAGGACCGCCCGTCCGCGAAGCCGATTTCGGTCGAGCTGAGCAAGGGCAGCCGGTTCAACGGCCCGCTCTCCTCGTCGAACGTCGTCGCCATGGTCGACGAGACCCGCGGCGAGGTGCTGACCTACGACGCCGCGGGCAAGCTCAAGGCCACCACGAAGGTGCCGAACCAGGGCACGGCGCCGAGGCTGGCCAAGGGCGAGGACAACCGCATCTACGTCGACAGCTCCGACGGCTCGCACGTGCTGGTCGTCAACGGTGAAGACGGCACGGTGGTCGACGTCGACGTCGACAAGGCGGCCAACACCCAGACCGCGGGCGCGCCGCCCGCCGATCCGGAACCGTCCGGCGAACGGCCCCCGCCTCCGCCGTCGCAGCAGCGACAGCAGGCGCCGCCGGTCACCCAGAAGGCGCCCCCGCCGGTGGCGAAGGCGACTCCGCCTGGCGCGCCGAGGAAGGTGAGCGCGACCGCGGGCGATGGCTCAGTCAAGGTCTCCTGGAGTCCCGCGGCGGAGAACGGCGCGCGGATCACCGGCTACCGGGTGAGCTGGACCGGCGGTTCCACGAAGCTCGGCGGATCGTCACGGGGGACCACGATCTCCGGGCTGGCCAACGGAACCCCGTACGTGGTCACCGTGGTCGCGGAGAACTCGGTGGGACTCGGGGTGGGTGCCAGCGCCAAGGCGGTCGTGCCGGGACCCGCCAACCGGCCGGCCGGGGCACCTGTCGTCACCGCGAACGCCACCGCGGCAGGCAAGGTGTCGGTGAGCTGGACCCAGCCCGACCTTCGCGGCGGCACGCTCGTGCATTACCTGGTGAGCGCGACGGGACAAGGCCAGCGCACGCTTTCGGCCACCTCGACGGAATTCACCGGGGTCACCGGAACCGCGACCGTCTCGGTCCGCGCGGTCACGAAGTTCGATTCGGGGTCCACGCTGACCGGGGCCACCGGCAGCCGGAAGGTCACCGTCCCGGTGCCGTCGGATCCGCCGACCATCACCATCTCCGGGGTCCGGGTCGGCACGACGGGCCTGATCGTCTCCGTCAACGCCAACGGGAAGGGCGCGTCCGCGACCTGCCAGGCGGAGTTCAACGGCGCCCTCTCGACCCCGAAGTCGTGCTCCGGCGCCACCACACTGAACATCAACAACGTGGCCTATGTCGGCGCCATCACGGTGAACGCCACCATCAAGACGACCGGCGGTACCGGCAAGGACAGCTGGACCGGCGTGCCCAGCGCGGGCGGAGGCGCCCCCGGCGGTGTCGTGCCGGACCGCGGTCCCCTCGGTGGCGGCACTCCCGGCGGCTCAGTGCTCTGGCTCGGGCCGATCGCGATGGTCGGCTTGCGCCGACGAAAGGAAAAGGAACTGCTGTGA
- a CDS encoding type VII secretion protein EccE: MTDLGAARTGGRYHAPPSPLPHAAPAVSRPVAMPDPFAHAAPAARAAAREAALNALNAARQAEQRPRWSAAMPVPAPGPPPPDPAVPAPARRPDRSGGIGVAQIICWQLVLVALVLVAGRPWPLVAVVITAAVVVVALTAVRVRGRWLHAWLGSAAGYLLRDRDRDLRNAGEAGRALLRLMSPEAAGTTGEIGDEPVFMVSRAEGITAVLQPKSAARDQPMPSPLTLLPPSREQALGVAAQVIHHVGADRSRPPRGWVALQALRTVDVHRDADVRQALGNTVRRVRRQLRRDGLPVRALAENEVFGTLASLAHVTAGRARIREDWRFWHSGPICQATFRLDGWGALSPVLAADLSRRLLAAAPGAAVTLAVTAHRGSAETEPLVSAAIRVAAAGAHAVEHAVRDLELAVRRGGLTLERLDGRHAKGVAATLPIGVS; the protein is encoded by the coding sequence ATGACCGATCTCGGCGCGGCCAGGACGGGCGGGCGGTACCACGCGCCGCCCTCGCCGCTTCCCCACGCGGCACCGGCCGTATCGCGGCCCGTAGCCATGCCCGATCCGTTCGCCCATGCCGCGCCCGCCGCACGGGCAGCCGCGCGCGAGGCCGCCCTGAACGCGCTGAACGCCGCTCGCCAGGCGGAGCAACGGCCCCGATGGTCCGCGGCGATGCCCGTTCCGGCGCCTGGTCCGCCGCCACCGGATCCGGCGGTGCCCGCTCCCGCGCGGCGCCCGGACCGGTCCGGCGGAATCGGGGTCGCGCAGATCATCTGCTGGCAGCTCGTCCTCGTCGCGCTCGTCCTGGTCGCGGGACGGCCATGGCCGCTGGTGGCGGTGGTGATCACCGCCGCCGTGGTGGTCGTCGCGCTGACGGCCGTGCGGGTCCGCGGGCGCTGGCTTCACGCCTGGCTCGGTTCGGCGGCGGGCTATCTGCTGCGCGACCGGGACCGGGACCTCCGGAACGCGGGCGAGGCGGGCCGCGCGCTGCTGCGCCTGATGTCGCCGGAAGCGGCGGGGACCACCGGTGAGATCGGCGACGAGCCGGTGTTCATGGTCAGCCGTGCCGAGGGGATCACCGCTGTACTGCAACCGAAATCGGCCGCCCGCGACCAGCCGATGCCGTCACCGCTGACGTTGCTGCCGCCGTCACGGGAGCAGGCCTTGGGGGTCGCCGCCCAGGTCATCCACCATGTCGGCGCGGACCGCTCACGGCCGCCGCGGGGCTGGGTCGCGCTGCAGGCGCTGCGCACGGTCGACGTCCACCGCGACGCCGACGTGCGGCAGGCACTCGGGAACACGGTCCGGCGCGTGCGTCGGCAACTCCGCCGCGACGGGCTGCCGGTGCGGGCGCTCGCCGAAAACGAGGTCTTCGGCACGCTCGCGTCGCTGGCGCACGTCACGGCGGGCCGCGCGCGTATCCGGGAGGACTGGCGGTTCTGGCACAGCGGCCCGATCTGCCAGGCGACCTTCCGGCTCGACGGCTGGGGCGCCCTGTCACCGGTGCTCGCGGCGGATCTTTCGCGCCGTCTGCTCGCCGCGGCCCCCGGTGCCGCGGTGACGCTCGCCGTGACCGCGCACCGCGGCTCCGCCGAGACCGAACCCCTGGTCAGCGCGGCGATCCGGGTCGCCGCCGCGGGTGCGCACGCGGTGGAGCACGCCGTGCGGGACCTGGAACTCGCCGTCCGCCGGGGCGGGCTCACCCTGGAACGGCTCGACGGCAGGCACGCCAAGGGCGTGGCGGCCACCTTGCCGATCGGGGTCAGTTGA
- a CDS encoding TspO/MBR family protein — protein MTTIPGRLREPLAFLPFLAAVAVAALVGGLAAADARSVYSGLDLPPFAPPAWLFGPVWTVLYLGIAVSGWLYWKSGGERRALGWYAAQLVLNAAWTPLFFAAGAYGLALADIVLLDVAIVVTALYFRRSSRVSAALLLPYLAWTLYATALNVAIVVLN, from the coding sequence ATGACCACGATCCCAGGACGACTCCGCGAGCCGCTGGCGTTCCTCCCGTTCCTGGCCGCGGTCGCGGTGGCCGCGCTCGTGGGCGGCCTGGCCGCGGCCGACGCCCGCTCTGTCTACAGTGGACTGGACTTGCCGCCGTTCGCGCCGCCCGCCTGGCTGTTCGGTCCGGTGTGGACGGTGCTGTACCTCGGGATCGCCGTCTCCGGCTGGCTGTACTGGAAATCCGGCGGGGAACGCCGGGCGCTGGGCTGGTACGCGGCGCAGCTGGTCCTGAACGCCGCTTGGACGCCGCTGTTCTTCGCGGCAGGCGCGTACGGCCTCGCCCTGGCCGACATCGTCCTGCTCGACGTCGCCATCGTGGTCACCGCGCTGTACTTCCGCCGCTCTTCACGGGTTTCGGCCGCGTTGCTGCTGCCGTACCTCGCCTGGACGCTGTACGCGACGGCGCTCAACGTCGCGATCGTCGTGCTCAACTGA
- a CDS encoding nucleotidyltransferase domain-containing protein, producing the protein MNDETFLAHVAETLAALPAVHAVTLGGSRAQNTHGPGSDWDFAVYYRGGFDPADLRAVGWEGEVSELGAWGGGVFNGGAWLTIDGKQADVHYRDLDAVEHHLAEARQGRFHWEPLMFHLAGVPSYLPVAELAVNRVLRGDLPRPEYPEALRETAPPIWRGRAELTLRYARGAFVPRGQATEVAGALATAAMETAHAVLAARGEWVTNEKQLLRRAGLRGVDAVVAGLRADPAVLADAVDEAEALFRAADSAAP; encoded by the coding sequence ATGAACGACGAAACCTTCCTTGCCCACGTGGCCGAGACCCTGGCCGCGCTGCCCGCCGTGCACGCCGTCACCCTCGGCGGATCACGCGCACAGAACACCCACGGCCCCGGCAGCGACTGGGATTTCGCCGTCTACTACCGCGGCGGCTTCGATCCGGCGGATCTGCGCGCCGTCGGCTGGGAAGGCGAGGTCTCCGAGCTCGGCGCCTGGGGCGGTGGGGTGTTCAACGGCGGAGCCTGGCTCACGATCGACGGCAAACAGGCCGACGTCCACTATCGCGACCTCGACGCCGTCGAACATCACCTGGCCGAGGCGCGGCAGGGCCGGTTCCACTGGGAGCCGTTGATGTTCCACCTCGCGGGTGTGCCGAGCTATCTGCCGGTCGCCGAACTGGCCGTCAACCGGGTGCTGCGCGGCGACCTGCCGCGACCGGAGTACCCGGAAGCGTTGCGCGAAACGGCGCCGCCGATATGGCGAGGCCGGGCGGAACTGACCCTGCGCTACGCCCGTGGCGCCTTCGTCCCGCGCGGGCAGGCGACGGAGGTCGCGGGCGCGCTGGCCACCGCCGCCATGGAAACGGCGCACGCGGTACTGGCGGCGCGCGGCGAATGGGTCACCAACGAGAAGCAGCTGTTGCGGCGCGCGGGATTGCGCGGGGTCGACGCGGTCGTCGCCGGTCTGCGAGCGGATCCCGCCGTCCTCGCCGACGCGGTGGACGAGGCGGAAGCGCTGTTCCGGGCGGCGGATTCCGCCGCTCCTTGA
- a CDS encoding pyridoxamine 5'-phosphate oxidase family protein yields the protein MSTTDVSALARTTLAAHQSLYLATSGESGPWVNGVFFAESDLFTLVLVLERRGRTLTALRHNPVASVIVSTGSPADPFLQAMVRAEILDGERAQTARDLLVAKVPYVAPFLDTPIETVQLAVDTWRVTDIPNGMLPGEELAAV from the coding sequence ATGTCCACGACCGATGTCTCCGCCCTCGCGCGGACCACACTGGCGGCGCACCAGTCGCTGTACCTCGCCACCTCCGGCGAGTCCGGCCCCTGGGTGAACGGCGTGTTCTTCGCCGAGTCCGACCTGTTCACCCTCGTCCTCGTCCTGGAGCGACGGGGCCGCACCCTCACCGCGCTCCGGCACAACCCGGTGGCCTCGGTCATCGTCTCCACCGGCTCGCCTGCCGACCCGTTCCTCCAGGCGATGGTCCGCGCCGAGATCCTGGACGGCGAGCGGGCCCAGACCGCCCGCGATCTGCTCGTGGCGAAGGTGCCTTACGTGGCGCCGTTCCTGGACACGCCCATCGAGACCGTCCAGCTGGCCGTGGACACCTGGCGGGTCACCGACATCCCCAACGGGATGCTGCCCGGCGAGGAGCTGGCGGCCGTCTGA
- a CDS encoding SigB/SigF/SigG family RNA polymerase sigma factor: protein MTAVSLVERRRSDDYSHCRPLFDEMAELPDGHPERSRLREHLILELLPIAEHIAVRFGGRGQPREDLIQVARIGLMKAVDRFDPVQGGDFLAYAVPTVMGEVRRFFRDTGWAVHVPRGMQELRTRLSRGTTELTQVLGRAPTPSELAAHLDVDVDTVREGLLAANSYQTSSLDRPVNGGEGTLSLSDVVGELDSRFGLIEDRHTVVPLLKRLPERDRAIVTMRFFDNLTQSQIAARLGISQMHVSRLLTKILQDLRGKLASP, encoded by the coding sequence ATGACCGCGGTGTCCCTGGTGGAACGCCGGCGAAGCGACGACTACTCGCATTGCCGCCCCCTGTTCGACGAAATGGCGGAACTGCCCGACGGTCATCCCGAGCGCAGCCGGCTGCGGGAGCACCTGATCCTCGAGCTCCTGCCGATCGCCGAGCACATCGCGGTCCGGTTCGGCGGACGCGGCCAGCCGCGGGAAGACCTGATCCAGGTGGCCCGGATCGGGCTGATGAAGGCCGTGGACCGGTTCGACCCCGTGCAGGGCGGCGATTTCCTTGCTTACGCGGTGCCGACGGTCATGGGCGAGGTACGGCGTTTCTTCCGCGACACCGGCTGGGCGGTGCACGTCCCGCGCGGGATGCAGGAGCTGCGCACCCGGCTGTCACGGGGAACCACGGAACTCACCCAGGTCCTCGGCCGCGCGCCGACCCCCTCCGAACTGGCCGCTCATCTGGACGTCGACGTCGACACCGTCCGGGAAGGCCTGCTCGCCGCGAACAGCTACCAGACGTCGTCCCTCGACCGGCCGGTCAACGGCGGTGAGGGCACGCTTTCCCTGTCCGACGTGGTGGGGGAGCTGGACTCCCGGTTCGGGCTCATCGAGGACCGGCACACCGTGGTCCCGCTGCTCAAGCGGCTGCCGGAAAGGGACCGGGCGATCGTCACGATGCGCTTCTTCGACAACTTGACCCAGTCCCAGATCGCGGCGCGGCTGGGGATCTCCCAGATGCACGTCTCGCGTCTGCTCACGAAGATCCTTCAGGACCTGCGCGGCAAGCTCGCAAGTCCGTGA
- a CDS encoding VOC family protein, which produces MACRITELVLDCADPVRMAAFWCEVLGYAEIGKEGEDIEIGPPGTGFGGPQPTLILSRSDDPKPGKLPLHLDVNPTDRDQDAELERLLAAGARPADVGQTRDESWHVLSDPEGNVFCLLRNQVAP; this is translated from the coding sequence ATGGCCTGCCGTATCACCGAACTCGTCCTCGACTGCGCCGATCCGGTCCGGATGGCCGCGTTCTGGTGCGAAGTCCTCGGGTACGCCGAAATCGGCAAAGAGGGCGAGGACATCGAGATCGGCCCGCCCGGCACCGGCTTCGGCGGCCCGCAGCCCACCTTGATCCTGAGCCGCAGCGACGACCCGAAGCCCGGCAAACTCCCCCTGCACCTCGACGTGAACCCCACCGACCGTGATCAGGACGCGGAGCTGGAGCGGCTGCTCGCCGCCGGCGCGCGGCCCGCCGACGTCGGCCAGACCAGGGACGAGTCGTGGCATGTGCTATCCGACCCCGAGGGAAACGTGTTCTGCCTGCTGCGCAACCAAGTCGCCCCCTGA